A region from the Gemmatimonadota bacterium genome encodes:
- a CDS encoding HEAT repeat domain-containing protein codes for MRRLVLAAVAVAFAVWAPGVAGQTLAGRLRQAEDGQAFFTYPAKEGIYTCGRGERGWDRGGGPLRPGCWTGPVEVRLRIEAGTVQRLRSGIADPERAPSGVDLGSYGGAEAAEWMLTLAEVAEEEVAEQALGAAAMAADTEIWPRLLELARDGARGQQLRKQAVFWLGQEASDRVLEGLGALAREDPELEVRKAAVFALSRRTPDESFPVLRDLALSDADPALRADALFWLAQMDDPRVLELFERVLRP; via the coding sequence ATGAGGCGGCTCGTGCTGGCTGCGGTGGCGGTGGCCTTCGCCGTCTGGGCTCCCGGGGTAGCCGGCCAGACCCTGGCTGGGCGTCTCCGGCAAGCGGAGGACGGTCAAGCGTTCTTCACCTACCCGGCCAAGGAGGGGATCTACACCTGCGGTCGCGGCGAGCGGGGATGGGACCGGGGCGGGGGTCCCTTGCGGCCCGGCTGCTGGACTGGACCGGTGGAGGTGCGTCTCCGGATCGAGGCGGGCACGGTCCAGCGCTTGCGCTCCGGAATCGCCGATCCTGAACGGGCGCCCAGCGGGGTGGACCTCGGTTCGTATGGAGGCGCCGAAGCCGCCGAATGGATGCTCACGCTGGCGGAGGTAGCCGAGGAGGAGGTGGCGGAGCAGGCGCTGGGGGCGGCGGCCATGGCGGCCGACACGGAGATCTGGCCCCGGCTCCTCGAGTTGGCGCGCGATGGGGCGCGCGGACAGCAGCTGCGCAAGCAGGCGGTGTTCTGGCTGGGTCAGGAGGCGTCGGACCGGGTGTTGGAGGGGCTCGGGGCGCTGGCCCGCGAGGATCCGGAGCTGGAGGTCAGGAAGGCGGCCGTCTTCGCGCTGTCGCGCCGCACCCCGGACGAGTCGTTTCCCGTGCTGCGGGACCTGGCCCTGTCGGATGCCGACCCGGCGCTGCGAGCGGACGCGCTCTTCTGGCTGGCGCAGATGGACGATCCACGCGTGCTGGAACTGTTCGAGCGCGTGCTGCGACCCTAG
- a CDS encoding HEAT repeat domain-containing protein: protein MWGRFGRAMGVGLGVLLLGMAGADGTAAQASDEPAFLEAGPGAAQSVLEVWIPELQAWQEVPGDTLYRRARNALNRREYEVAAASFSDLRRRYPESAFVADAYYYEAFARYRLGQQDSGTRALAAQRQALELLERQAAEHRDAATLSDARALRGRIRAEMARLGDAGAREAVVEGAQQACDRSDQELRAQALSALLNMDARRAAPLLREVLTSRDGCSAELRAQAVFILAQHPDEETVDVLLDLAVRNPDPDPQVREQAIFWLSRVDRPEAVEALLNLVEESDDPRVLEQAVFALSQHDDPRAAEVLGEYVRRSDLPSEVRGQAIFWMGQKGGSESVGQLRELYDEVGEVELKKAVLFAVSRRPEPGAREFLLEVALDRRAPAEVRKEAVFWASQTGVGPAQLVEILRTTDDPEVREAAIFGLSRQPGPEAVDALMDIARSDDDPKLREQAIFWLGQMDDPRIADFLMEIIRR from the coding sequence ATGTGGGGACGCTTCGGAAGAGCGATGGGTGTGGGGTTGGGCGTGCTGCTCTTGGGCATGGCCGGCGCCGATGGGACCGCGGCACAGGCTTCTGATGAGCCCGCTTTCCTGGAGGCGGGGCCGGGGGCCGCGCAATCCGTGCTGGAGGTCTGGATCCCGGAGTTGCAGGCCTGGCAAGAAGTGCCGGGCGATACACTGTATCGCCGGGCGCGCAACGCGCTCAATCGCAGAGAGTACGAGGTGGCCGCTGCGTCGTTCTCCGACCTGCGGCGCCGCTATCCGGAATCCGCGTTCGTCGCCGACGCCTACTACTACGAGGCGTTCGCGCGCTACCGGCTGGGTCAGCAGGACTCCGGAACGCGGGCCTTGGCGGCGCAGAGACAGGCGCTCGAGTTGTTGGAGCGCCAGGCGGCCGAACACCGCGACGCGGCGACGCTGTCGGACGCGCGGGCGCTGCGGGGGCGGATTCGTGCCGAGATGGCCCGCCTGGGGGACGCGGGCGCCCGAGAGGCGGTGGTCGAAGGGGCTCAACAGGCCTGCGACCGGTCCGATCAGGAGCTGCGGGCCCAGGCCCTGTCGGCCCTCTTGAACATGGACGCACGTCGTGCCGCACCACTTCTCCGCGAGGTGTTGACGAGCCGCGATGGGTGTAGCGCCGAACTGCGGGCGCAGGCGGTCTTCATCCTGGCCCAGCATCCTGACGAGGAGACCGTCGACGTCTTGCTCGACCTGGCGGTCCGCAATCCGGATCCCGACCCACAGGTGCGCGAACAGGCCATCTTCTGGCTGTCGCGCGTGGACCGACCGGAGGCGGTCGAGGCGCTGTTGAACCTGGTCGAGGAATCGGACGACCCCCGCGTCCTGGAACAAGCGGTCTTCGCGCTGTCGCAGCACGACGATCCCCGCGCGGCCGAAGTGCTGGGTGAGTATGTGCGGCGCAGCGATCTCCCGAGTGAGGTTCGCGGTCAGGCGATCTTCTGGATGGGTCAGAAGGGAGGGTCGGAGAGCGTAGGCCAGCTCCGCGAGCTCTACGACGAGGTCGGGGAGGTGGAACTGAAGAAGGCGGTCCTCTTCGCCGTATCGCGCCGACCCGAACCGGGTGCGCGCGAGTTCCTGCTCGAGGTGGCGCTGGACCGCCGCGCACCCGCCGAGGTGCGGAAAGAGGCGGTCTTCTGGGCCAGCCAGACCGGCGTGGGCCCGGCACAGCTCGTCGAGATCCTACGGACCACCGACGACCCGGAGGTGCGCGAGGCCGCGATCTTCGGTCTGAGCCGCCAGCCCGGTCCGGAAGCCGTGGACGCGCTCATGGACATCGCGCGCTCCGACGACGATCCCAAGCTGCGCGAGCAGGCCATCTTCTGGCTGGGGCAGATGGACGATCCCCGCATCGCCGACTTCCTCATGGAGATCATCCGCCGATGA
- a CDS encoding porin → MKAVRVAALVGLALLPAAHLAGQEATGRAGAVTIGGRLHTQFATTSVDDGPPADIFQRRARLEVDIRLGDRLDARVMPDFAGGRTALQDAYLRFRVAPALRFSLGQFKRAFDLFELDSSTELPLVERDGRIPGLSDCPGVGSICSYSRLTEDLGFAGRDAGVRLDGRLTETVSYEATITNGEGINVRDVNEGKSYSARVTVAATDRLAVGIGAALHDYFFDTPTAETDYATALSVDAKLGRYRRGPLLMGSLVWGDNWLLAEDAGDTPPRFLTAQILGAWYQPMANEDGLLAGFEPMARLSLGDPDGDSADDGGILFTPGLHVYFRNAFCEGAGCSRNRLGVNLDIYSPSQGSTQTSLKIMSYLYF, encoded by the coding sequence ATGAAAGCAGTCCGCGTTGCCGCCCTGGTCGGCCTGGCCCTGCTGCCGGCCGCGCACCTGGCCGGGCAGGAAGCGACTGGCCGGGCCGGCGCCGTCACGATCGGCGGACGCCTGCACACCCAGTTCGCCACCACCTCCGTCGACGACGGTCCACCTGCCGACATCTTCCAGCGTCGTGCGCGGCTCGAGGTCGACATTCGGCTGGGGGATCGGCTCGACGCGCGAGTCATGCCGGACTTCGCGGGAGGACGCACCGCGCTGCAGGACGCCTACCTGCGGTTCCGGGTGGCGCCGGCGCTGCGCTTCTCGTTGGGACAGTTCAAGCGCGCCTTCGATCTCTTCGAGCTGGACTCCAGCACGGAGCTTCCCCTGGTCGAGCGCGACGGGCGCATCCCGGGCTTGTCGGATTGTCCCGGTGTCGGGAGCATCTGCTCCTACAGCCGTCTGACGGAGGATCTGGGCTTCGCTGGACGGGATGCCGGTGTGCGTCTGGACGGACGCCTGACCGAGACCGTCTCCTACGAGGCCACCATCACCAATGGTGAGGGCATCAACGTCCGGGACGTCAACGAGGGGAAGTCCTACTCTGCCCGCGTGACGGTGGCGGCTACCGACCGCTTGGCGGTGGGGATCGGCGCTGCACTGCACGACTACTTCTTCGATACGCCCACGGCGGAGACGGACTATGCCACGGCGCTGTCCGTGGACGCGAAGCTGGGCCGGTACCGGAGGGGGCCCCTCCTGATGGGATCCCTGGTCTGGGGGGACAACTGGCTCCTGGCCGAGGACGCGGGCGACACCCCGCCCCGTTTCCTTACCGCCCAGATCCTGGGCGCCTGGTACCAGCCGATGGCCAACGAGGACGGCCTGTTGGCGGGCTTCGAGCCCATGGCCCGCTTGAGTCTCGGGGATCCGGATGGGGACAGCGCCGATGATGGCGGGATCCTCTTCACGCCCGGGCTGCACGTGTACTTCCGCAATGCCTTCTGCGAGGGCGCCGGCTGCAGCCGGAACCGCCTGGGCGTGAACCTGGACATCTACTCGCCGAGCCAGGGGTCCACGCAAACATCGCTCAAGATCATGAGCTACTTGTACTTCTGA
- a CDS encoding TatD family hydrolase, with protein MDAQRGASDGPFRGSVAFPLTDSHCHLSADAFGADLGPVLQRARDAGVARIVTIASDADDARAALALAREAVGVWGTVGVHPHAVAEAELERDLPRLRELAGQGEAVAIGETGLDFHYDNAPREAQLRWLEAHLHLAADSGLPLVVHSRKADDDTMTLVREARALGVRGVLHCFTGGEALLEAALEAGWYLGYGGIATFRNFSGHELLCRVPEDRLLIETDAPYLAPVPMRGKRNEPAFLPYALERIAEVRGVRADDLARHTSANAARLFGLPPLEEA; from the coding sequence GTGGACGCGCAGCGCGGAGCCTCGGACGGGCCGTTCCGGGGCTCCGTTGCTTTTCCACTCACCGACAGCCACTGCCACCTCAGCGCGGATGCCTTCGGCGCGGACCTCGGTCCCGTGTTGCAACGCGCGCGCGATGCCGGCGTGGCGCGAATCGTCACGATCGCTTCCGATGCGGACGACGCTCGGGCGGCCCTGGCGCTGGCGCGGGAAGCGGTGGGTGTCTGGGGTACGGTGGGCGTCCATCCGCATGCCGTAGCCGAGGCGGAGCTCGAGCGTGACCTGCCGCGCCTCCGGGAGTTGGCGGGGCAGGGGGAAGCCGTGGCGATTGGGGAGACCGGACTCGACTTCCACTACGACAACGCCCCGCGCGAAGCGCAGCTTCGGTGGCTCGAGGCACATCTCCACCTGGCGGCGGACAGCGGCCTGCCGTTGGTCGTGCATTCCCGCAAGGCGGACGACGACACGATGACGCTCGTCCGAGAGGCCCGCGCTCTGGGCGTGCGGGGCGTGCTGCATTGCTTCACGGGAGGTGAGGCTCTGCTGGAGGCGGCTCTGGAGGCCGGCTGGTACCTGGGCTACGGCGGCATCGCCACGTTCAGGAACTTCAGCGGCCACGAGTTGCTGTGCCGCGTCCCGGAGGATCGACTGTTGATCGAGACCGACGCACCCTATCTGGCGCCCGTTCCCATGAGGGGGAAGCGCAACGAGCCGGCGTTCCTTCCCTATGCGCTGGAGCGGATCGCGGAGGTGCGGGGGGTGCGCGCGGACGACCTGGCGCGCCATACGAGTGCCAATGCCGCTCGCTTGTTCGGGCTGCCCCCCCTGGAGGAGGCGTGA
- the secD gene encoding protein translocase subunit SecD: MFNTLQARILVILAAVAIAGGYLFTRGLKLGLDLQGGMHLALEVDDPNGTLSSDAKADLIERAERIIRTRIDQFGVEEPLIQRVGQERLIVELAGITDEDRAKGIIQQSAFLEWKLVLATDEVESVLPRIDRQIVAALGEEALREMGRAVEDEPSSIEQLLFGGDSAAADSAAVVDSVQAATPAEAQAPNLRPFTSLLARGDQPGTYLVQAEDLDVAKRFLALPEVQRALPRDVTLQWGWEPVGVGTRTYYELYVLEREAFLTGDMLDDAIAQRDPQYQRPIVIFDLNRRGGRAFGRVTGEHIGDRIAIVLDNEVVSAPTVQDRINQRGQIDLAGAPMEEARDLALVLRAGALPAPLRIIEERRVGPSLGQDSIDQGKLAGLVGIAAVVAIVIGYYHLAGLLAVMALGVYVILVLGGLAGFGATLTLPGIAGMILSIGMAVDANVLIFERIREELDAGRTPRLAVDEGFAHALSAIVDANVTTLITALILFQFGTGPVQGFAVTLSIGILASFFSAIYVTRTFFMLYMKGKKGAEAISI; encoded by the coding sequence ATGTTCAACACCCTGCAGGCACGCATTCTGGTCATCCTCGCGGCGGTCGCCATCGCCGGGGGCTACCTCTTCACGCGCGGGCTCAAGCTGGGCCTCGACCTCCAGGGCGGGATGCACCTCGCGCTCGAGGTCGACGACCCCAACGGCACGCTTTCGTCGGACGCCAAGGCCGACCTGATTGAGCGGGCGGAGCGGATCATCCGCACCCGGATCGACCAGTTCGGCGTCGAGGAGCCGCTGATCCAGCGCGTGGGTCAGGAGCGCCTCATCGTGGAGCTGGCGGGAATCACCGACGAGGACCGGGCCAAGGGCATCATCCAGCAGTCGGCCTTCCTCGAGTGGAAGCTGGTGCTGGCCACCGATGAGGTGGAATCGGTGTTGCCCCGGATCGATCGGCAGATCGTGGCCGCACTGGGCGAGGAGGCGCTGCGGGAGATGGGACGGGCCGTGGAGGATGAGCCGTCCTCCATCGAGCAGCTCCTCTTCGGTGGGGACTCGGCCGCCGCCGACAGCGCCGCGGTAGTGGACTCGGTCCAGGCCGCCACTCCTGCGGAAGCGCAGGCCCCCAACCTGCGGCCGTTCACCTCGCTGTTGGCGCGGGGCGATCAGCCCGGTACCTACCTGGTCCAGGCCGAGGATCTCGACGTGGCCAAACGGTTCCTGGCCCTGCCCGAGGTTCAGCGGGCGCTCCCTCGGGACGTGACCCTGCAGTGGGGATGGGAGCCCGTAGGTGTGGGGACGCGCACCTACTACGAGCTCTATGTCCTGGAGCGGGAGGCCTTCCTGACCGGTGACATGCTGGACGACGCCATCGCGCAGCGCGATCCGCAGTACCAGCGTCCCATCGTGATCTTCGACCTCAATCGCCGCGGTGGGCGCGCCTTCGGTCGCGTGACCGGTGAGCACATCGGGGATCGCATCGCCATCGTGTTGGACAACGAGGTGGTGTCCGCCCCCACGGTCCAGGACCGAATCAACCAGCGCGGCCAGATCGACCTGGCCGGCGCTCCCATGGAAGAGGCCCGTGACCTGGCGTTGGTGCTGCGGGCCGGCGCGCTGCCGGCGCCGCTCCGCATCATCGAGGAGCGCCGGGTGGGCCCTTCGCTGGGACAGGACTCCATCGATCAGGGCAAGCTGGCGGGACTGGTGGGCATCGCCGCGGTCGTTGCCATCGTGATCGGGTACTATCATCTGGCCGGTCTGTTGGCGGTGATGGCGCTGGGCGTCTACGTGATCCTGGTCCTCGGGGGCCTGGCCGGTTTTGGCGCCACCCTGACCTTGCCGGGGATCGCCGGGATGATCCTCTCCATCGGTATGGCCGTCGATGCCAACGTGTTGATCTTCGAGCGTATCCGAGAGGAGCTCGACGCGGGCCGCACGCCCCGGCTCGCAGTGGATGAGGGCTTCGCACATGCCCTCTCCGCCATCGTGGACGCCAACGTGACCACGCTGATCACCGCCTTGATCCTGTTCCAGTTCGGAACGGGGCCGGTGCAGGGTTTCGCCGTGACGCTGTCGATCGGCATCCTGGCCTCCTTCTTCTCCGCCATCTACGTGACGCGCACCTTCTTCATGCTGTACATGAAGGGGAAGAAGGGCGCCGAAGCCATCAGCATCTGA
- a CDS encoding sigma-70 family RNA polymerase sigma factor, giving the protein MDDEQLIRRAREGDQDAFRSLYDRHVDRVFRLTHRVTGDEQLARECTQDTFVRAFGRLGEFRGEARFSTWLHSIAVSVSINGARKVKRLHTRQADLDPEVQGRPTRAADPGLRERLAQAIDALPEIYRTVFLMHDLEGYPHNDIAEALGIALGTSKARLSRARAALRGLLGDAVKEYVT; this is encoded by the coding sequence TTGGACGACGAGCAATTGATCCGAAGAGCCCGGGAGGGCGACCAGGATGCGTTCCGCTCGCTCTATGATCGGCACGTCGACCGCGTGTTTCGGCTGACCCACCGCGTGACGGGCGACGAACAGCTCGCTCGGGAGTGCACGCAGGACACCTTCGTGCGGGCCTTCGGGCGGCTCGGGGAGTTCCGCGGCGAGGCTCGCTTCTCGACGTGGCTGCACTCCATCGCCGTGTCCGTGAGCATCAACGGAGCTCGAAAAGTGAAGCGTCTCCACACTCGTCAGGCCGATCTCGACCCGGAGGTCCAAGGCCGTCCCACGCGGGCGGCGGATCCGGGCCTGCGGGAGCGCCTGGCCCAAGCGATCGACGCGCTGCCGGAGATCTACCGGACGGTGTTCTTGATGCACGATCTCGAAGGGTATCCGCACAATGACATCGCCGAGGCGCTCGGGATTGCGCTCGGCACTTCGAAGGCACGGCTCTCGCGAGCCCGCGCGGCCCTGCGGGGGCTCCTCGGTGACGCCGTGAAGGAGTACGTGACGTGA
- the secF gene encoding protein translocase subunit SecF — translation MRLFRNADYKFIEQRRKAYVISAVAILIGVVGMGINLASLGSWLNYGVDFTGGTLVEVRFQQPTDVAAVRSALGTMNPSITRFGSDNDFTVRVPLPEDGDIQDVEASIRAGLDPAFGAGTYEVLRTEGVGPKIGGELQRKAAGAILFSFLLTLIYLAFRFEWRFGVAAVIATAHDILITLGALALFRVEIALATVAAILTIVGYSLNDTIIVFDRIRENQNKRGAKKQDQIELVNRSINETLPRTVMTSMTTLIVLFALLLLGGPVIRDFTLVLILGIVVGTYSSIFVASPALIEIRQRYGDGGDADKRKRERQRKRQQEEALTAAV, via the coding sequence ATGAGACTCTTTCGCAACGCCGACTACAAGTTCATCGAGCAGCGCCGCAAGGCGTATGTGATCTCCGCCGTCGCGATCCTCATCGGGGTCGTGGGGATGGGGATCAACCTCGCGTCGCTGGGCTCTTGGCTGAATTACGGGGTGGACTTCACCGGCGGGACGCTGGTGGAGGTGCGCTTTCAGCAGCCGACGGACGTGGCCGCCGTGCGCAGCGCCCTGGGCACGATGAATCCATCGATCACGCGCTTCGGGAGCGACAACGACTTCACCGTGCGCGTGCCGCTGCCTGAGGACGGCGACATCCAGGACGTGGAGGCGAGCATCCGCGCGGGTCTGGATCCGGCGTTCGGGGCGGGGACCTACGAGGTGCTCCGCACCGAGGGGGTGGGTCCGAAGATCGGCGGCGAGCTCCAGCGCAAAGCAGCGGGAGCCATCCTGTTCTCGTTCCTCCTGACGCTGATCTACCTCGCGTTCCGCTTCGAGTGGCGTTTCGGGGTGGCTGCCGTCATCGCGACCGCGCACGACATCCTGATCACGCTGGGCGCGCTCGCGCTCTTCCGGGTCGAGATCGCGCTCGCGACCGTGGCGGCGATCCTCACCATCGTGGGGTACTCGCTCAACGACACGATCATCGTCTTCGACCGCATCCGCGAGAACCAGAACAAGCGGGGCGCCAAGAAGCAGGATCAGATCGAGCTGGTCAATCGGTCGATCAACGAGACGCTGCCGCGCACGGTCATGACCTCGATGACCACGCTGATCGTGTTGTTCGCGCTCCTGCTCCTGGGCGGGCCGGTGATTCGCGACTTCACCTTGGTGCTGATTCTGGGCATCGTGGTGGGAACCTACTCCTCCATCTTCGTGGCCTCCCCGGCGCTGATCGAGATCCGCCAGCGCTACGGGGACGGCGGAGATGCCGACAAGCGGAAACGCGAGCGCCAGCGCAAGCGTCAGCAGGAGGAAGCGCTGACCGCGGCGGTCTGA
- a CDS encoding ATPase, T2SS/T4P/T4SS family → MDLAPAVPTAEAWRVVTRQLGISDDQLASHVADYFRLETANLSATEPHAAVLLPEALIRRHLILPLQETDRQLVVATADPTDVEAERVVGFRSGRTPVFRIAPPPVIQDAIDQRFSPNRAVQGILGSLGGDVEDSVRLVEDSGPELISEEDATTTPVVKLTNLILRDGIVLGASDIHIEPGRTMGAVRYRVDGVLRKHMDLPMAPLNRVISRVKILSKLDIADRLRPQDGKARVQVSNQVYDLRVSTIPAGGAEKCVLRILDSNRLYTLEDLLMPKVELARLRQLMAVRDGVVVVTGPTGSGKTTTLYGVLRELAKGTVNIMTVEDPIEYELSAITQTQVEVKQGVTFASALRAILRQDPDIILVGEIRDRETAEVAAQAALTGHLVLATVHANDAVGAITRLSDLGLDYATIASAVRGCVAQRLLRRVCPNCARTLTAEDINDEERVLAARFGVAPTVRAVGCNDCGQTGYRGRLPVLEVMSVGLRMQEAIELRKGQATLSHLAVQGGMRPMSVVGLEWVAQGLTTLEEVERVLGQAHEEEVPETTSEPPRILLVDDDEADRTMMRALLEGSGARVDEAENGQQALDRLKVDPHYSLLVLDLAMPRMRGREVLERVRGSADTRAIPVLIRTGEGDEALETELLEAGADDYVHKTADAARFMARVRAVLRRSAL, encoded by the coding sequence TTGGACCTTGCTCCGGCCGTTCCCACGGCCGAAGCCTGGCGCGTGGTGACGCGTCAGCTGGGAATCAGCGACGATCAACTCGCCTCCCACGTCGCCGACTACTTCCGGCTGGAGACGGCCAACCTGTCGGCGACGGAGCCCCACGCGGCCGTGCTCCTGCCGGAGGCGTTGATCCGTCGACATCTGATCCTGCCCCTGCAGGAGACCGACCGTCAGCTGGTGGTCGCCACCGCCGATCCGACCGATGTCGAGGCGGAGCGTGTCGTGGGGTTCCGCTCGGGGCGCACACCGGTCTTCCGCATCGCGCCGCCCCCGGTGATCCAGGACGCCATCGACCAGCGCTTCTCGCCCAACCGAGCCGTGCAGGGCATCCTGGGCAGCCTCGGCGGCGACGTGGAGGATTCAGTTCGGTTGGTGGAGGACTCCGGCCCCGAGCTGATCTCGGAGGAGGACGCGACCACCACTCCCGTGGTCAAGCTCACCAACCTGATCCTGCGCGACGGCATCGTGCTGGGCGCCAGCGACATCCACATCGAGCCCGGGCGCACCATGGGGGCCGTGCGCTACCGCGTCGATGGAGTGCTGCGCAAACACATGGACTTGCCGATGGCCCCGCTCAACCGGGTCATCTCCCGCGTCAAGATCCTCTCGAAGCTCGATATCGCCGACCGGCTTCGTCCGCAGGACGGGAAGGCCCGTGTCCAGGTCAGCAATCAGGTCTACGACCTGCGCGTCTCCACCATTCCGGCGGGCGGGGCCGAGAAGTGCGTGCTGCGCATTCTGGACTCGAACCGTCTCTACACGCTCGAAGACCTCCTGATGCCCAAGGTCGAGCTGGCGCGTCTGCGACAGCTGATGGCGGTGCGGGACGGCGTCGTGGTGGTGACCGGGCCCACCGGATCGGGAAAGACCACGACCCTCTACGGCGTCCTGCGGGAACTGGCCAAGGGGACGGTCAACATCATGACCGTGGAAGATCCGATCGAGTACGAGCTCTCCGCCATCACGCAGACGCAGGTCGAAGTGAAGCAGGGCGTAACGTTCGCTTCGGCCTTGCGGGCCATTCTCCGCCAGGACCCGGATATCATCCTGGTGGGAGAGATTCGCGACCGCGAGACAGCGGAGGTCGCCGCCCAGGCGGCCCTCACGGGGCACCTGGTGCTCGCGACCGTGCACGCGAACGATGCGGTCGGGGCCATCACCCGGCTGAGCGACCTGGGCCTCGACTATGCGACCATCGCGTCCGCCGTGCGGGGCTGCGTGGCGCAGCGACTGCTTCGCCGCGTATGTCCCAACTGCGCGCGCACGCTGACCGCAGAGGACATCAACGACGAAGAGCGCGTGCTCGCCGCCCGCTTCGGAGTCGCACCCACGGTTCGCGCCGTGGGCTGCAACGACTGTGGACAGACCGGCTACCGCGGTCGGTTGCCCGTGCTCGAGGTCATGTCGGTGGGGTTGCGCATGCAGGAGGCCATCGAGTTGCGAAAAGGGCAGGCCACCCTGAGCCATCTGGCCGTCCAGGGCGGCATGCGCCCGATGTCGGTGGTGGGGTTGGAGTGGGTGGCGCAGGGCCTGACCACGCTCGAGGAGGTCGAGCGCGTTCTGGGGCAGGCGCACGAAGAGGAGGTGCCGGAGACGACCAGCGAGCCTCCGCGCATCCTGCTCGTCGACGACGACGAAGCCGATCGCACCATGATGCGCGCGCTCCTCGAGGGCAGCGGCGCCCGCGTGGACGAGGCGGAGAACGGGCAGCAGGCCTTGGACCGACTCAAGGTGGATCCGCACTACTCTCTACTCGTCCTGGACCTGGCCATGCCTCGCATGCGAGGGCGTGAGGTCCTGGAGCGGGTGCGGGGATCGGCCGATACGCGGGCCATCCCCGTGCTCATCCGCACCGGGGAAGGAGACGAGGCCCTGGAGACGGAGCTTCTGGAGGCCGGCGCGGACGACTACGTGCACAAGACTGCGGATGCGGCCCGTTTCATGGCGCGCGTGCGGGCCGTGCTGCGCAGGAGCGCGTTGTAA